In the Devosia sp. SL43 genome, one interval contains:
- the tpiA gene encoding triose-phosphate isomerase — protein MTTTISPLIAGNWKMNGTRASLDELTALAGMLTTGEAPRALVVICPPATILAAVARQGASAGIQAGGQDCHPAASGAHTGDLAAGMLADAGAQYVIVGHSERRANHAETDDLVRLKAEAAIGAGLKPIICVGETEAQRDSGQAETIVAGQLAGSIPDAASQHEVIVAYEPVWAIGTGRTPTNDDIAKMHASIRHKLVERFGDKGATVRILYGGSLKPQNAREILQVENVNGGLVGGASLLAKDFYTIISAV, from the coding sequence GTGACGACAACAATCTCGCCGCTGATCGCGGGCAACTGGAAAATGAACGGTACCCGGGCCTCGCTCGACGAGTTGACGGCCCTGGCCGGCATGCTCACCACGGGGGAAGCCCCGCGCGCCCTGGTCGTTATCTGCCCACCTGCAACCATCCTTGCGGCCGTCGCCCGGCAGGGTGCGTCAGCCGGCATTCAGGCTGGCGGGCAGGACTGCCATCCGGCGGCGTCGGGTGCCCACACCGGCGATCTTGCGGCAGGCATGCTGGCCGATGCGGGTGCCCAATATGTGATCGTCGGTCACTCCGAACGCCGCGCCAATCACGCGGAAACCGACGACCTGGTGCGGCTCAAGGCCGAGGCTGCCATTGGCGCCGGATTGAAGCCGATCATCTGCGTGGGCGAAACCGAAGCGCAGCGCGACAGCGGGCAGGCCGAGACTATCGTGGCCGGTCAGCTCGCCGGCTCGATTCCCGATGCCGCCAGCCAGCATGAAGTCATCGTGGCCTATGAGCCCGTCTGGGCTATCGGCACCGGTCGCACGCCGACCAATGACGACATCGCCAAGATGCATGCCTCGATCCGCCACAAGCTGGTCGAGCGCTTCGGCGACAAGGGCGCTACGGTCCGCATTCTCTATGGTGGTTCGCTGAAGCCGCAGAATGCGCGGGAGATCCTGCAGGTCGAGAACGTCAATGGTGGGCTCGTCGGTGGTGCCAGCCTCTTGGCAAAGGACTTCTACACCATTATCTCCGCGGTGTAG
- a CDS encoding GNAT family N-acetyltransferase has protein sequence MPPVITTDRLLLRRPRMDDLDAMFEIMSDPLAMRYWSTLPHASKDVTRPWLERMIARTAAGGEDFIIEHEGRVIGDVGAGRLPDFGFMLRQDCWGKGFATEASRAFIDYAFRNTTATELLADVDPRNVASLRVLARLGFAETGRAERTFLLGDEWCDSIYLALSRPPEQG, from the coding sequence ATGCCTCCCGTGATTACCACCGATCGTTTGCTGCTCCGTCGTCCGCGTATGGACGATCTCGACGCCATGTTTGAGATCATGTCCGACCCGCTGGCCATGCGCTACTGGTCGACGCTGCCCCATGCCAGCAAGGACGTCACGCGGCCCTGGCTGGAACGGATGATCGCCCGCACCGCCGCAGGCGGCGAGGATTTCATCATCGAGCATGAAGGTCGCGTCATCGGCGATGTCGGGGCGGGGCGCCTGCCCGATTTTGGCTTCATGCTGCGGCAGGATTGCTGGGGCAAGGGGTTTGCCACAGAAGCATCGCGTGCCTTCATCGACTACGCATTCCGTAACACAACCGCTACCGAACTGCTGGCCGATGTCGATCCCCGCAACGTCGCATCTTTGCGTGTCCTGGCCCGTCTCGGTTTCGCGGAAACAGGCCGTGCCGAGCGCACGTTCCTGCTAGGCGACGAATGGTGCGACAGCATCTATCTCGCACTGTCCCGTCCCCCGGAACAGGGGTAG
- a CDS encoding DUF4169 family protein produces the protein MADIINLRNVRKQKARADKDAQAQQNRVLFGRTKAEKLQQAAERALADKHIDGHKKDETHE, from the coding sequence ATGGCCGACATCATCAATCTTCGCAACGTCCGCAAGCAGAAGGCCCGCGCCGACAAGGACGCGCAGGCGCAGCAGAACCGCGTGCTGTTCGGACGCACCAAGGCCGAGAAGTTGCAGCAGGCGGCGGAGAGGGCCTTGGCCGACAAGCATATCGATGGCCACAAGAAGGATGAGACGCATGAGTAA
- a CDS encoding NAD-dependent epimerase/dehydratase family protein, which produces MSKVVVVGATGHIGTYLVPRLVMAGHDVTVVSRGVASPYQQSAVWRHVKAVVLDRTAEEAAGRFGQAIASLEADIVIDLICFTEASNRQLADALAGRVSHFVHIGTIWTHGTAAVVPTLESGEKHPFGEYGVAKAAIEADLLRRAHLEGFPATIVHPGHIVGPGWAPLNPAGHFNPAVFSTIARNETLALPNFGLETVHHVHADDVAQVVMRSIDNRSSAIGESFHAVSGAAVSLRGYAEAMYRWFGHAPKLSFAGFDVWAKTQDADEAKATWEHVARSPNCSIEKGRRLLGYVPRYTSLEAVQEAVTWLISDGQVEAPEPA; this is translated from the coding sequence ATGAGTAAGGTTGTCGTTGTCGGGGCTACCGGCCATATCGGGACCTATCTGGTGCCAAGGCTGGTGATGGCTGGCCACGATGTGACCGTCGTCAGCCGTGGCGTCGCCTCGCCGTACCAGCAAAGCGCGGTGTGGCGGCATGTGAAGGCGGTCGTGCTGGATCGCACAGCCGAGGAGGCCGCTGGCCGGTTTGGACAAGCCATCGCTTCGCTTGAAGCCGACATCGTCATTGACCTGATCTGCTTCACCGAAGCCAGCAACCGGCAGCTCGCCGATGCCCTGGCCGGTCGCGTGAGCCATTTCGTCCATATCGGTACCATCTGGACGCATGGAACCGCCGCCGTCGTGCCGACGCTGGAATCGGGCGAGAAGCACCCGTTCGGCGAATACGGTGTCGCCAAGGCGGCTATCGAGGCCGACCTGCTGCGTCGCGCGCATCTTGAGGGCTTTCCGGCGACCATCGTCCATCCCGGACATATCGTCGGACCCGGTTGGGCGCCGCTCAATCCGGCGGGGCATTTCAATCCGGCCGTTTTCAGCACCATTGCCCGCAACGAGACGCTGGCGCTGCCGAATTTCGGCCTCGAGACGGTGCATCACGTGCATGCCGACGACGTGGCACAGGTTGTCATGCGATCCATAGACAATCGCTCCTCCGCCATCGGCGAGAGCTTTCACGCGGTTTCCGGCGCAGCGGTGAGCCTTCGCGGCTATGCCGAGGCGATGTATCGCTGGTTCGGCCATGCGCCCAAGCTCAGCTTTGCCGGCTTTGACGTATGGGCGAAGACCCAGGACGCCGATGAGGCCAAGGCAACCTGGGAACATGTCGCCCGCTCGCCCAATTGCTCGATCGAGAAGGGGCGCCGGCTGCTCGGCTATGTGCCGCGCTATACCTCGCTCGAGGCGGTGCAGGAGGCGGTCACCTGGCTGATATCAGATGGCCAGGTCGAGGCGCCGGAGCCGGCGTAG
- the eno gene encoding phosphopyruvate hydratase, whose product MSSIIHVTGRQIYDSRGNPTVEVDVVLDDGSFGRAAVPSGASTGAHEAVELRDGGKKYNGKGVTQAVENVNSVIFDEIQGMDALDQLGVDQAMIELDGTPNKSRLGANAILGVSLAVAKAAAESSELPFYRYIGGPNAHVLPVPMMNIINGGEHADNPIDMQEFMILPAGAENLADAVRIGSEIFHTLKKGLSAEGHNTAVGDEGGFAPNLKSADDALGFIMRSIEKAGYKPGEDIFLGLDCAATEYYKGGKYEMVGEGKSLSSEENVAFLADLAARYPIITIEDGMAEDDWDGWKALTDAIGKKVQLVGDDLFVTNTQRLVSGIKMGVANSILVKVNQIGSLSETLNAVDTAHRAGYTSVMSHRSGETEDSTIADLAVALNCGQIKTGSLSRSDRLAKYNQLIRIEEQLGTSAKYAGYSVVKGR is encoded by the coding sequence ATGTCTTCGATCATCCACGTCACCGGCCGCCAGATTTATGACAGCCGCGGCAATCCCACGGTCGAAGTCGATGTGGTGCTCGATGATGGCAGCTTCGGCCGCGCCGCCGTTCCCTCGGGCGCCTCGACGGGTGCGCATGAGGCCGTCGAACTGCGCGATGGCGGCAAGAAGTATAACGGCAAGGGCGTCACCCAGGCCGTCGAGAACGTCAATTCGGTGATCTTCGACGAAATCCAGGGCATGGACGCACTCGACCAGCTCGGCGTCGACCAGGCGATGATCGAGCTGGACGGCACCCCGAACAAGTCGCGCCTCGGCGCCAATGCCATTCTCGGCGTGTCGCTGGCCGTGGCCAAGGCCGCTGCCGAGTCCAGCGAGCTGCCCTTCTACCGCTATATCGGCGGCCCGAACGCCCATGTTCTGCCTGTGCCGATGATGAACATCATCAATGGCGGCGAGCATGCCGATAATCCGATCGACATGCAGGAATTCATGATCCTGCCAGCCGGCGCTGAGAACCTGGCTGACGCCGTCCGCATCGGCTCGGAAATCTTCCACACCCTCAAGAAGGGCCTCTCGGCCGAGGGCCACAACACCGCTGTCGGCGACGAGGGCGGCTTTGCGCCGAACCTGAAGTCGGCCGATGACGCGCTGGGCTTCATCATGCGCTCGATCGAAAAGGCCGGCTACAAGCCGGGCGAGGACATCTTCCTCGGCCTCGACTGCGCGGCCACCGAATACTACAAGGGCGGCAAATACGAGATGGTCGGCGAAGGCAAGTCGCTGTCATCGGAAGAGAATGTTGCGTTCCTTGCGGACCTCGCTGCCCGCTACCCGATCATCACGATCGAAGACGGCATGGCTGAGGACGATTGGGATGGCTGGAAGGCCCTGACTGACGCCATCGGCAAGAAGGTGCAACTGGTGGGCGACGATCTGTTCGTCACCAACACCCAGCGCCTCGTTTCGGGCATCAAGATGGGCGTTGCCAATTCGATCCTGGTCAAGGTCAACCAGATCGGCTCGCTCAGCGAAACCCTCAATGCCGTCGATACCGCCCATCGCGCAGGCTACACCTCGGTGATGTCGCACCGCTCGGGCGAAACCGAAGACTCCACCATCGCCGACCTCGCCGTGGCGCTCAACTGCGGTCAGATCAAGACCGGCTCGCTGAGCCGCTCCGATCGCCTGGCCAAGTACAACCAGCTGATCCGCATCGAAGAGCAGCTCGGCACCTCGGCCAAGTATGCTGGCTACTCGGTGGTCAAGGGCCGCTAG
- a CDS encoding CTP synthase, with protein sequence MARYVFITGGVVSSLGKGLASAALGAVLQARGYKVRLRKLDPYLNIDPGTMSPTQHGEVFVTDDGAETDLDLGHYERFTGRAATKRDNITTGRIYSDILAKERRGEYLGATVQVIPHVTDAIKNFVIEGNDEFDFVLVEIGGTVGDIEGLPFFEAIRQLGNDLPRGDTCYLHLTLMPYIPSAGELKTKPTQHSVKELRSIGIAPDILLVRCDRPIPDGEKKKLSLFCNVRESAVIQGLDVGSIYDVPLAYHKEGLDREVLATFGIKDAPEPNLAAWQDVSTRLHNPEGEVNIAIVGKYTGLKDAYKSLSEALTHGGIANKVKVNLQWIDSEVFERDDPAPYLEHVHGILVPGGFGERGSAGKIEAARFARVKDVPYFGICFGMQMACVEAARNTAGIKNASSTEFGPTKEPIVGMMTEWVKGNDTEKRSSEGDLGGTMRLGAYPAQLTRGSRVADIYGSTRISERHRHRYEVNMDYRKLLEKNGLLFSGVSPDGKLPEIVERTDHPWFIGVQFHPELKSKPFEPHPLFASFIAAAMDQSRLV encoded by the coding sequence ATGGCTCGGTACGTATTCATCACCGGAGGCGTGGTCTCCTCATTGGGTAAAGGTCTTGCATCGGCGGCGCTCGGCGCGGTCCTGCAAGCGCGCGGCTACAAGGTCCGCCTGAGGAAACTCGACCCCTATCTCAACATCGATCCGGGCACCATGTCGCCCACCCAGCACGGCGAGGTGTTCGTCACCGACGACGGTGCCGAGACCGATCTCGACCTGGGGCATTACGAGCGCTTCACCGGCCGGGCCGCGACCAAGCGTGACAACATCACCACCGGTCGCATCTATTCCGACATCCTCGCCAAGGAGCGGCGCGGCGAATATCTCGGCGCCACCGTGCAGGTCATCCCGCACGTCACCGACGCCATCAAGAATTTCGTCATCGAAGGCAATGACGAGTTCGATTTCGTGCTGGTCGAAATCGGCGGCACCGTCGGCGATATCGAGGGCCTGCCATTCTTCGAGGCGATCCGCCAGCTTGGCAACGACCTGCCGCGCGGCGACACCTGCTACCTGCACCTGACGCTGATGCCGTATATTCCCAGCGCCGGCGAGCTCAAGACCAAGCCGACCCAGCACTCGGTCAAGGAGCTCCGCTCCATCGGCATCGCGCCGGATATCCTCTTGGTGCGTTGCGACCGCCCAATTCCGGATGGCGAGAAGAAGAAGCTATCCCTGTTCTGCAACGTGCGTGAAAGCGCCGTGATCCAGGGGCTCGACGTCGGCTCGATCTACGATGTGCCGCTGGCCTATCACAAGGAAGGCCTCGACCGCGAAGTCCTGGCCACCTTCGGTATCAAGGACGCGCCTGAACCCAACCTCGCCGCCTGGCAGGATGTGTCGACCCGCCTCCACAATCCCGAGGGCGAGGTCAACATTGCCATCGTGGGCAAATATACCGGCCTCAAGGATGCCTATAAGTCGCTGTCCGAGGCCCTGACCCATGGCGGCATCGCCAACAAGGTCAAGGTCAACCTGCAGTGGATCGATTCCGAGGTCTTCGAGCGCGATGATCCCGCGCCCTACCTTGAGCATGTCCACGGCATCCTGGTGCCCGGCGGCTTCGGCGAGCGTGGCTCAGCCGGCAAGATCGAGGCGGCCCGCTTCGCCCGCGTCAAGGACGTGCCCTATTTCGGCATCTGCTTCGGCATGCAGATGGCCTGCGTCGAAGCGGCGCGGAACACCGCTGGCATCAAGAATGCCTCGTCCACCGAGTTCGGCCCGACCAAGGAGCCGATCGTCGGCATGATGACCGAGTGGGTGAAGGGCAACGACACCGAGAAGCGCAGCTCCGAAGGCGATCTCGGCGGCACCATGCGCCTCGGCGCCTATCCTGCCCAGCTCACGCGCGGTTCCCGCGTTGCCGATATCTACGGCTCCACTCGGATTTCCGAGCGCCATCGTCACCGCTACGAAGTGAACATGGACTATCGCAAGCTGCTCGAAAAGAACGGCCTGCTGTTCTCCGGCGTTTCGCCCGATGGCAAGCTGCCCGAGATTGTCGAGCGCACCGACCATCCGTGGTTCATCGGCGTGCAGTTCCATCCGGAACTCAAATCCAAGCCATTCGAACCACATCCGCTGTTTGCCAGCTTCATTGCCGCGGCGATGGACCAGAGCCGGTTGGTCTAG
- the trpE gene encoding anthranilate synthase component I codes for MGDDVFQRFSEQYAAGKSQIVWRRIVADLETPIGTYLKLAEGRKNTFLLESVQDAAVRGRYSIIGTQPDVILKVEAGSAAINRSAQIDETAFEPLPDLPLDALRGLVADSKIDVPAGLPPQSAGVYGYLGYEMVRYMEVLPDSNPDHLQTPEAVLMRPSLLAIFDTLKDELYLTAPVYVRDGVSAKQAYEAAEARIDDAIGRLGRAMPTTPALPDLESIAVTSNTSKDQYFAMVARAKDYITAGDIFQVVLSQRFSADFTLPPTALYRALRRTNPSPYMYFLDFGGFAVAGSSPEILVRVQDGEVTIRPIAGTRKRGSTPTRDQELAAELLADPKELAEHLMLLDLGRNDVGRVAKTGTVKVTDKFFLEYYSHVMHIVSNVVGVLDPKYDFVDALSAGFPAGTVSGAPKVRAMEIIDELEKSRRGIYGGCVGYFGADGTMDTCIVLRTAILKDGKLYVQSGAGIVADSVPELEQMECENKARALFSAAEEALRYAGEARIGQ; via the coding sequence ATGGGCGACGACGTCTTTCAGCGCTTCTCCGAGCAATATGCTGCTGGAAAGTCGCAGATCGTCTGGCGTCGCATCGTGGCCGACCTGGAGACGCCCATCGGCACCTATCTCAAGCTCGCCGAGGGCCGCAAGAACACGTTCCTGCTCGAATCCGTGCAGGATGCGGCGGTGCGGGGTCGCTATTCGATCATCGGTACCCAGCCCGACGTGATCCTCAAGGTCGAAGCCGGGTCCGCCGCCATCAACCGCTCGGCCCAGATCGACGAGACCGCATTCGAGCCCCTGCCCGATCTGCCGCTCGATGCGCTGCGCGGCCTCGTGGCCGACAGCAAGATCGATGTTCCCGCCGGTCTGCCGCCGCAGTCCGCCGGCGTCTACGGCTATCTCGGCTACGAGATGGTCCGCTACATGGAAGTGCTGCCCGACAGCAATCCGGACCACCTGCAGACGCCCGAAGCGGTATTGATGCGGCCATCGCTGCTGGCCATCTTCGATACGCTCAAGGACGAGCTCTATCTGACCGCGCCTGTTTACGTTCGAGACGGAGTCTCAGCGAAGCAGGCTTACGAGGCTGCCGAGGCGCGCATCGACGATGCCATCGGTCGGCTCGGTCGAGCCATGCCAACCACGCCTGCCCTGCCCGATCTTGAGTCTATCGCGGTCACCAGCAACACTTCGAAAGACCAGTATTTCGCGATGGTCGCCAGGGCCAAGGACTACATCACGGCCGGGGATATCTTCCAGGTCGTACTGAGCCAGCGCTTCTCGGCCGATTTCACCCTGCCCCCGACAGCGCTCTACCGCGCCCTGCGCCGCACCAATCCCAGCCCCTACATGTATTTCCTCGATTTCGGTGGCTTTGCCGTTGCCGGATCGAGCCCGGAAATCCTGGTGCGGGTGCAGGATGGCGAAGTCACCATCCGCCCCATTGCCGGCACCCGCAAGCGCGGCTCGACACCGACCCGCGACCAGGAACTGGCGGCAGAATTGCTCGCCGACCCCAAGGAACTGGCCGAACACCTGATGCTGCTCGATCTGGGCCGCAACGATGTCGGCCGCGTCGCCAAGACGGGCACCGTCAAGGTCACCGACAAGTTCTTCCTGGAATACTATTCCCACGTCATGCACATCGTTTCCAACGTCGTGGGCGTGCTCGATCCGAAATACGACTTCGTCGACGCTCTCTCCGCCGGCTTCCCCGCCGGCACCGTCTCCGGCGCCCCCAAGGTGCGGGCCATGGAGATCATCGACGAGCTCGAAAAATCCCGTCGCGGCATCTATGGCGGCTGCGTGGGCTATTTCGGCGCCGACGGCACCATGGATACCTGCATCGTGCTGCGCACCGCCATCCTCAAGGACGGCAAGCTCTATGTGCAGTCCGGCGCCGGCATCGTTGCCGACAGCGTGCCTGAACTCGAGCAGATGGAATGCGAAAACAAGGCCCGCGCCCTTTTCAGCGCCGCCGAGGAAGCGCTACGCTATGCCGGCGAGGCGAGGATCGGGCAATGA
- the secG gene encoding preprotein translocase subunit SecG, with amino-acid sequence MANVLIVAYLLIVLALIAVILLQRSEGGALGIGGGGGGFMTARGSANLLTRTTAILATLFFATAIGLTILSELDRGTSSILDRATATEDGTAPTSVLDALNSLNGGTTTDLPVPAGDPAAPAGTDPVTEDVAPATETAPAADAAAPATSSDLPVPEAPTETPAAPAESPATPTTN; translated from the coding sequence ATGGCGAATGTCCTGATTGTGGCCTATCTGCTGATCGTCCTGGCGCTGATTGCAGTCATCCTGCTGCAGCGCTCCGAGGGCGGCGCGCTGGGCATTGGTGGCGGTGGCGGTGGCTTTATGACCGCGCGCGGCTCGGCAAACCTGCTGACCCGGACCACGGCGATCCTGGCGACCCTGTTCTTTGCCACGGCGATCGGCCTGACGATTCTGAGTGAACTGGATCGCGGCACATCGAGCATTCTCGATCGTGCCACGGCAACCGAAGACGGTACGGCGCCGACCAGCGTGCTCGATGCCCTCAATTCGCTCAATGGCGGCACAACCACCGACCTGCCGGTTCCGGCTGGTGACCCGGCTGCACCTGCCGGCACTGACCCGGTGACTGAAGACGTGGCTCCCGCCACTGAAACTGCGCCTGCTGCCGATGCGGCTGCCCCGGCAACCAGCAGCGATCTGCCGGTGCCCGAGGCCCCGACCGAAACACCGGCCGCTCCGGCAGAGTCGCCGGCTACGCCGACGACGAACTAA
- a CDS encoding GNAT family N-acetyltransferase translates to MVQAKGAPSARSLQTDRPNLQLRLLTTADAPLLHRLVAENATHLTRHGDYMDLVALSRADLKTELSGDGGDHLRFGILLKGQLIGRVDLIAVDPPRYGIGYWLAENATGHGYASAALRALIVFAQGDAGMSDFYAGVTHGNLRSSALLERVGFVSVARFETYTRYHLALGLV, encoded by the coding sequence ATGGTGCAGGCCAAAGGTGCGCCTTCGGCCCGCTCGCTCCAAACCGACCGGCCTAATCTACAGCTACGACTTCTGACGACTGCGGACGCACCTCTGCTCCACCGCCTCGTTGCAGAAAACGCGACGCACCTTACGCGTCATGGCGACTACATGGATCTTGTTGCGCTGTCCCGCGCGGACCTTAAAACCGAGCTGTCGGGCGACGGCGGTGACCATCTGCGCTTTGGCATCCTGCTCAAAGGGCAGCTGATAGGCAGGGTGGACCTTATCGCTGTCGATCCGCCCAGATACGGCATCGGATACTGGTTGGCCGAAAATGCCACAGGGCATGGCTATGCCTCCGCAGCGCTGCGTGCCTTGATAGTCTTTGCTCAAGGTGATGCCGGCATGTCCGATTTTTACGCCGGGGTGACACATGGCAATCTGCGGAGCAGCGCGCTACTGGAGCGCGTCGGCTTCGTGTCTGTGGCCAGGTTCGAGACCTACACGAGATATCATCTCGCCCTCGGCCTCGTGTGA
- a CDS encoding anthranilate synthase component II, whose amino-acid sequence MTRTLVIDNYDSFTYNLVHFLGELGADITVHRNDKITLDEVAAMAPDAIVLSPGPCTPNEAGICLALIERFASTTPILGVCLGHQAIGQAMGGDVIRAPHLVHGKTSKIHHTGKGLFRGLNNDFEATRYHSLIVKQDTLPATLEVTATTADGLIMGMQHKTLPVHGVQFHPESIASENGHALLQNFLNLARDFNQKRAA is encoded by the coding sequence ATGACCCGCACGCTCGTCATCGATAACTACGACAGCTTTACCTACAATCTCGTCCACTTCCTGGGCGAACTCGGCGCCGATATCACGGTGCACCGCAACGACAAGATCACCCTCGACGAAGTCGCGGCCATGGCGCCCGACGCCATCGTGCTGTCGCCCGGTCCCTGCACGCCGAATGAGGCCGGCATCTGCCTGGCACTCATCGAGCGCTTCGCCTCCACCACACCGATCCTGGGGGTCTGCCTCGGCCACCAGGCCATCGGTCAGGCCATGGGCGGCGACGTGATCCGCGCGCCGCACCTGGTGCATGGCAAGACCAGCAAGATCCACCATACCGGCAAGGGCCTGTTCCGCGGCCTCAACAACGATTTCGAAGCGACACGCTATCACTCGCTGATCGTCAAGCAGGACACCCTGCCCGCGACGCTCGAAGTCACGGCCACAACCGCTGACGGCCTGATCATGGGCATGCAGCACAAGACGCTGCCAGTCCACGGCGTGCAGTTCCACCCCGAAAGCATTGCCAGCGAAAACGGCCATGCCCTGCTGCAGAACTTCCTGAACCTCGCCCGCGA
- a CDS encoding peptidylprolyl isomerase, whose translation MLDSLRGFAKSWPGKIMGGFLLVGIAGFGINNVITDLGTNTVARVGNEEINSRQFLRAYQSQLNEVAQQIGSVPTTEQATSLGIPGMVLQNLAQDAALDQMADTFGLGVSDDKLSEMLRADPSFQGTLGTFDPNAFTQVLQMSGLTEAEYFKDQGDAARRQQLILSLFGDTELPATASQLINRYSADQRTVDYFVLDSFNIETPAAPTEAELAAYLTEHQTEFRTVETRSVQMLRLSPADLAKNKVISDDAIAAEYERTKANLTKPERRTIQQVVLTPEQVTAFEAGLTAGTPFETLVTDAGLTATDLGTLAQADITDASLATAAFGVAQGGFVIIDGATGKRAIHVSAIEAGGVPTLDEVRDQIAQNLALTEARNELADVQDGIEELRAAFRPLSEIAERYKLDLYEANVTANGTELAVLPDLAAEDTPRVSQAIFKATEGALTAAIPLAGNGNLYFDLTKVEPARDQTLDEVRDAVTEAMTTERTNDAILAATEEAVKRLDAGEALADIAASYNVFPQLSAPFTRFGAADGSIDGTVASAVFAGDATHHGSAVSGNGEFIVFQVVDLVQAEGPLEAAANDQLENEVRIGLYGDFVSAVRDEAGLRINQQALSQALALTTGQ comes from the coding sequence ATGCTCGATAGTTTGCGTGGTTTTGCAAAATCCTGGCCCGGCAAGATCATGGGCGGCTTCCTTCTGGTGGGTATCGCCGGATTCGGCATCAACAATGTGATCACCGATCTGGGCACCAATACCGTCGCGCGCGTTGGCAATGAGGAGATCAACTCCCGCCAGTTTCTGCGCGCCTATCAGAGCCAGCTCAACGAAGTCGCCCAGCAGATCGGCTCCGTGCCGACCACCGAGCAGGCAACCAGCCTCGGCATCCCCGGTATGGTGCTGCAGAATCTGGCGCAGGACGCGGCCCTCGATCAGATGGCCGACACTTTCGGCCTCGGTGTCTCGGACGACAAGCTGAGCGAAATGCTCCGCGCCGATCCATCCTTCCAGGGCACTCTGGGCACGTTCGATCCCAACGCCTTCACCCAGGTTCTGCAGATGAGCGGCCTCACCGAGGCCGAGTATTTCAAGGACCAGGGCGACGCCGCCCGGCGCCAGCAGCTGATCCTGAGCCTGTTCGGCGATACCGAGCTGCCGGCAACGGCATCGCAATTGATCAACCGCTACTCGGCCGATCAGCGCACGGTCGACTATTTCGTGCTCGACTCGTTCAACATCGAAACGCCCGCTGCCCCGACCGAAGCAGAGCTTGCGGCCTACCTGACCGAGCACCAGACCGAGTTCCGCACCGTCGAAACCCGCTCCGTGCAGATGCTGCGCCTGTCGCCCGCTGACCTCGCCAAGAACAAGGTCATTTCGGACGACGCCATCGCCGCCGAATATGAGCGCACCAAGGCCAACCTGACCAAGCCTGAGCGCCGCACCATCCAGCAGGTCGTACTCACGCCCGAGCAGGTCACCGCCTTCGAGGCCGGCCTCACCGCCGGCACACCATTCGAAACCCTGGTGACCGATGCCGGCCTCACCGCCACCGATCTGGGCACGCTGGCACAGGCCGACATCACCGATGCGAGCCTCGCCACCGCCGCCTTCGGCGTGGCGCAGGGCGGTTTCGTCATCATCGACGGCGCGACCGGCAAACGCGCGATCCACGTCTCCGCTATCGAGGCCGGTGGCGTGCCGACACTGGACGAAGTCCGCGACCAGATCGCGCAGAACCTGGCGCTGACCGAAGCCCGCAACGAGCTGGCCGACGTGCAGGACGGCATCGAGGAACTGCGCGCCGCCTTCCGGCCGCTGTCCGAAATCGCCGAGCGCTACAAGCTCGACCTCTATGAGGCCAATGTCACCGCCAACGGCACCGAGCTGGCCGTGCTGCCCGACCTGGCCGCCGAAGACACGCCGCGCGTTTCGCAGGCCATCTTCAAGGCCACCGAGGGTGCCCTCACGGCTGCCATCCCGCTGGCCGGCAACGGCAACCTCTATTTCGACCTGACCAAGGTGGAACCCGCCCGCGACCAGACCCTGGACGAAGTCCGTGATGCAGTGACCGAAGCAATGACCACCGAACGCACCAATGACGCGATCCTGGCGGCCACCGAAGAGGCAGTAAAGCGCCTCGACGCCGGTGAGGCGCTGGCCGATATCGCCGCCTCCTACAACGTGTTCCCGCAGCTCAGCGCCCCCTTCACGCGCTTCGGCGCCGCCGATGGCAGCATCGATGGCACGGTGGCCTCTGCGGTCTTTGCCGGTGACGCCACCCATCACGGCTCGGCTGTGAGCGGCAATGGCGAGTTCATCGTGTTCCAGGTCGTCGATCTCGTGCAGGCCGAAGGGCCGCTCGAAGCGGCGGCCAACGATCAGCTCGAGAACGAAGTGCGCATCGGCCTCTATGGCGATTTCGTTTCCGCCGTCCGCGACGAAGCCGGGCTGCGCATCAACCAGCAGGCTTTGAGCCAGGCGCTGGCACTCACCACCGGCCAGTAG